The Flavobacterium piscisymbiosum genome includes a region encoding these proteins:
- a CDS encoding amino acid permease yields the protein MILKKSIERLVSENEQNEGAGLKRSLGPINLVALGIGAIVGAGIFSLTGIVAAENAGPAVILSFILAAFACAFCALCYAEYASMIPVAGSAYTYTYATMGEFMAWIIGWDLVLEYALASATVAVSWSSYATKLLAQLHINLPPELTSSPFDPVKLADGSTLSGGIVNLPAIVIVALLSLVLAKGTKESATMNNLLVLLKLSVIVLFIVLGWSFIQQENYHPFIPENTGEFGHFGWSGIVRGAAVVFFGFIGFDAVSTAAQESKNPQKDMPIGIIGSLLVATVLYVAFSYVMTGMVSYKTFIGDASPAATAFAVTGFHFLNSALIIAILAGYTSVILVMLMGQSRVFYSMSKDGLLPSFFSDIHSKFKTPWKSNLFFMVFVSLLAGFVPISDLGHMVSIGTLFAFSLVSLGIIILRKTSPDVKRGFRVPFVPFVPILGICVCVFLMTGLPLESWERLFIWMAIGIVFYFLYGKRHSKLRKEKEDLDL from the coding sequence ATGATATTAAAAAAATCAATAGAAAGATTAGTCTCAGAAAATGAGCAAAATGAAGGAGCAGGATTAAAACGTTCATTAGGTCCAATAAACCTTGTTGCATTAGGAATTGGCGCTATTGTGGGAGCAGGAATATTTTCGCTTACCGGCATTGTAGCAGCCGAAAATGCGGGACCAGCGGTTATTTTATCTTTTATTCTAGCAGCATTTGCCTGTGCATTTTGTGCATTATGCTACGCAGAATATGCCTCGATGATTCCGGTTGCGGGTTCAGCTTACACGTATACTTATGCAACAATGGGAGAATTTATGGCCTGGATTATCGGTTGGGATCTGGTTCTAGAATATGCACTTGCATCTGCGACTGTGGCGGTAAGCTGGTCGAGTTATGCAACCAAATTGTTAGCACAGCTTCATATCAACTTACCTCCGGAATTGACAAGTTCACCATTTGATCCGGTGAAATTAGCAGACGGATCGACTTTAAGTGGCGGAATCGTAAATCTTCCTGCAATTGTAATTGTTGCGTTGCTTTCGTTGGTATTGGCAAAAGGAACTAAAGAATCGGCAACGATGAATAATTTATTGGTATTGCTAAAACTGAGTGTAATTGTGCTGTTTATCGTTTTAGGCTGGTCATTTATTCAACAAGAAAATTATCATCCTTTTATACCTGAAAATACAGGAGAATTTGGTCATTTTGGCTGGTCAGGAATTGTTAGAGGTGCTGCAGTAGTGTTCTTTGGTTTTATTGGTTTTGATGCCGTTTCTACAGCGGCGCAGGAATCTAAAAATCCACAAAAAGATATGCCAATCGGGATCATAGGTTCGCTTTTGGTGGCGACTGTTTTATATGTTGCTTTTTCTTATGTAATGACCGGTATGGTTTCGTATAAAACCTTTATTGGCGATGCAAGTCCGGCAGCAACTGCATTTGCGGTAACGGGATTTCATTTTTTAAACAGTGCTTTAATCATTGCAATCTTAGCAGGTTATACCTCTGTAATTCTTGTCATGCTTATGGGGCAATCGAGAGTTTTTTACAGCATGTCTAAAGACGGACTTTTGCCTTCTTTTTTTAGTGATATACACAGCAAATTTAAAACACCCTGGAAAAGTAACCTTTTCTTCATGGTATTTGTGAGCCTATTGGCAGGATTTGTGCCCATTTCAGATTTAGGACATATGGTAAGTATCGGAACCTTATTTGCTTTTTCACTTGTTTCACTGGGGATTATAATCCTAAGAAAAACAAGTCCTGATGTAAAACGAGGATTTCGAGTTCCGTTTGTGCCTTTTGTACCCATTTTAGGAATCTGTGTTTGTGTTTTTCTAATGACGGGACTTCCTCTTGAAAGTTGGGAACGATTATTTATCTGGATGGCAATTGGGATTGTTTTTTATTTTTTATACGGAAAACGACATAGCAAATTGAGAAAAGAAAAGGAAGATTTAGATCTGTAA
- a CDS encoding TlpA disulfide reductase family protein, with protein MKKIVIFLALCLCATTTQAQEANVQLKGTVVDTVAQYVYLQKFHNKMFTTIDSVKVTDGKFSFKTKVKLPELYGLSLNTAESPLYIFLEKSPITVKLSPVKYYSTSVVEGSASQDLFNNYRKTANVDISKFITEHPGSLVSAYVLYRNWSYRLSPEEITKNISLLDKSQQNSTYVKELQELVKVLNGLQVGKKAPDFVSKDPEGKSIRFSENLKGYTLVDFWASWCGPCRRENPNIVAAYKEYHDKGFNIVGISLDKKKENWIKGIQDDHLDWLHVSDLLFWNSAIAKLYGVRAIPANYLVDAKGVIVARNLHGDELQSTLKSLLK; from the coding sequence ATGAAAAAAATAGTAATATTTCTGGCTTTATGCCTTTGCGCAACAACAACTCAGGCACAAGAGGCAAACGTGCAGCTAAAAGGAACAGTTGTCGATACTGTTGCTCAATATGTCTACCTGCAAAAGTTTCACAACAAGATGTTTACTACAATAGATTCGGTAAAAGTTACCGATGGGAAATTCAGTTTTAAAACGAAAGTCAAACTTCCTGAATTGTACGGATTAAGCTTAAATACAGCTGAAAGTCCATTATATATTTTCCTTGAAAAATCTCCAATTACAGTAAAATTAAGTCCTGTTAAATATTATAGCACATCGGTTGTAGAAGGTTCTGCGTCTCAGGATTTATTTAATAATTACAGAAAAACGGCTAATGTTGATATAAGTAAATTTATCACAGAACACCCTGGTTCTCTGGTTTCTGCATATGTGCTGTACCGAAATTGGTCGTATAGACTGAGTCCGGAAGAAATTACTAAGAATATTTCTCTTTTAGATAAAAGTCAGCAAAATTCCACTTACGTGAAAGAACTTCAGGAACTTGTAAAAGTGCTTAACGGATTACAGGTTGGAAAAAAAGCACCAGATTTTGTGTCTAAAGATCCGGAAGGAAAATCGATTCGTTTTTCTGAAAACCTTAAAGGATATACATTGGTAGATTTCTGGGCTTCATGGTGCGGACCTTGCCGAAGAGAAAATCCAAACATTGTAGCCGCTTACAAAGAATATCATGATAAAGGTTTTAATATTGTCGGAATTTCATTAGACAAAAAGAAAGAAAACTGGATAAAAGGAATTCAGGACGATCACTTAGACTGGCTGCATGTTTCGGATTTATTATTCTGGAATAGTGCTATCGCTAAATTATATGGAGTAAGAGCCATTCCTGCCAATTATTTAGTCGATGCAAAAGGTGTTATTGTCGCAAGAAACCTTCATGGAGACGAACTTCAGTCTACACTTAAATCACTTTTAAAATAA